The Aminithiophilus ramosus genome contains a region encoding:
- a CDS encoding ImmA/IrrE family metallo-endopeptidase — protein MERNDAFDFPPPPENLPSWALEEGRSWRDLSSFDILVRAETLTGKVIDLRHEPLPPHLWGLHIVKGGRARLIINRTLPPFWRRFALFHELYHLLSHRRGEAFWARTATPLSSFEVQADLFAWAVIWPEYAELDE, from the coding sequence CTGGAACGGAACGACGCCTTCGACTTTCCCCCTCCCCCCGAGAACCTGCCCTCCTGGGCTCTGGAGGAGGGGCGTTCCTGGCGTGACCTCAGCTCCTTCGACATTCTCGTACGGGCCGAGACGCTGACGGGCAAGGTCATCGACCTTCGCCACGAACCCCTTCCCCCTCATCTCTGGGGACTTCACATCGTGAAGGGGGGACGGGCACGACTGATCATCAACCGCACCCTTCCCCCCTTCTGGCGCCGCTTCGCCCTCTTTCACGAACTCTACCATCTCCTGTCGCACCGCCGGGGAGAGGCCTTCTGGGCCAGGACGGCGACGCCGCTGTCCAGCTTCGAGGTCCAGGCCGACCTCTTCGCCTGGGCCGTCATCTGGCCCGAATATGCCGAGCTGGACGAGTGA
- a CDS encoding asparaginase codes for MPQRDKIALVAAGGSMGMIFSERQEGHAPGLSAEDIARWLPEEIRRDILVVDWSHQPSSHFSIRMTTDLVEVLKKLVVDGVQGIVVTCGTDVLEEMAYLTDLLWTYPQPVIFTGAMRPSDLVGSDAMINLHQSLLAVRCEAVWGLGVLACFQDQLFAASEITEEIPHRRDPFAAPGLGPVGEIRYDRIVLVRRPKRPTSFSSAVTPAREVELVTAALGGGERLIAALAQGAPLDGLVLAGFGLGNVPPAWLPHIKTLLKNNVPLVVTSRCPQGTVDTLYGFEGSARRLLEFGVFSGGSRRPVQARLRLSVGLGAGLQGDDLRKYLLET; via the coding sequence ATGCCGCAACGAGACAAGATCGCCCTCGTCGCCGCCGGGGGTTCGATGGGCATGATCTTCAGCGAGCGACAGGAAGGACATGCGCCGGGCCTGAGCGCCGAGGATATCGCCCGGTGGCTTCCGGAGGAGATCCGACGGGACATCCTCGTCGTCGATTGGAGCCACCAGCCGAGCAGCCATTTTTCGATCCGCATGACGACGGACCTCGTCGAGGTACTCAAGAAGCTGGTCGTCGACGGCGTCCAGGGCATCGTCGTCACCTGCGGCACCGACGTCCTCGAGGAGATGGCCTATCTGACCGATCTCCTCTGGACCTACCCTCAACCGGTCATCTTCACCGGCGCCATGCGCCCCTCGGACCTCGTCGGCTCCGACGCCATGATCAACCTGCATCAATCCCTTCTGGCCGTCCGCTGCGAGGCCGTCTGGGGCCTGGGCGTCCTCGCCTGCTTCCAGGATCAGCTCTTCGCCGCCTCGGAAATCACCGAGGAGATCCCCCACCGTCGCGATCCCTTCGCCGCTCCGGGCCTGGGCCCCGTGGGGGAGATCCGCTACGACCGCATCGTCCTCGTGCGGCGTCCCAAGCGCCCCACCTCCTTCAGCAGCGCCGTGACGCCTGCCCGGGAGGTGGAGCTCGTGACGGCCGCCCTGGGGGGCGGCGAACGCCTCATCGCCGCCCTGGCCCAGGGAGCTCCCCTCGACGGCCTTGTCCTGGCCGGATTCGGGCTGGGCAATGTCCCTCCGGCCTGGCTTCCCCACATCAAAACGCTCCTGAAAAACAACGTTCCCCTCGTCGTCACGTCGCGCTGTCCCCAGGGGACGGTCGACACCCTCTACGGCTTCGAGGGAAGCGCCCGGCGACTCCTCGAATTCGGCGTTTTCAGCGGGGGCAGCAGGCGCCCCGTCCAGGCCCGCCTGCGCCTCTCCGTCGGCCTGGGAGCGGGCCTCCAGGGCGACGATCTCCGCAAGTACCTCCTCGAAACCTAG
- the malQ gene encoding 4-alpha-glucanotransferase — MRERRRSGLLLHPTSFPGPWAIGDLGPSARRFVDFLVCSGQTIWQILPLSPTDGALGDSPYSSPSAMAGNTLLLSPDDLFEEGWIKTLPPPSPGRGDSVDYDGARNLESALLDEAFETFVRRGDALPFEAFRRSEAWWLDEHCLFCELKERFDGLPWSQWPIPYRDRHDEALAALSSERERSLSRRAFGQFLLFRQWERLKGYGAERGLSLWGDLPIYPSLDSVDVWSRPDLFLLDGEGHPLALAGVPPDYFSETGQLWGNPLYRWERHEEERFAWWIRRIRRLLALFDRVRIDHFRGILGYWAIPAGAKGAAEGRWEAGPGERLLAALERAFPSMPFVAENLGVITDDVTEAMRRFNLPGMAVLLFAFDSVGANPYAPHNHDRCSVVYTGTHDNNTARGWWEGEATEKERRNLTGYLGLEGDLASGESVATCLVRMALASVARWCVLPLQDLLRAGGEARMNHPGTTTGNWGWRFDSWEKVEGSGPFLADMTALAGRSSRTEG, encoded by the coding sequence ATGAGGGAACGGCGCCGCTCCGGCCTCCTCCTTCATCCCACCTCTTTCCCCGGTCCCTGGGCGATCGGTGACCTGGGGCCTTCCGCCCGGCGTTTCGTCGACTTCCTCGTCTGTTCGGGGCAGACGATCTGGCAGATCCTTCCTCTTTCTCCGACGGACGGGGCCCTGGGCGATTCCCCCTACAGCAGTCCCTCCGCCATGGCCGGAAACACGCTTCTCCTATCGCCGGACGATCTGTTCGAGGAGGGATGGATCAAAACTCTTCCTCCTCCGTCGCCGGGCCGGGGCGACTCCGTCGATTACGACGGGGCCCGAAACCTCGAATCGGCCCTTCTCGACGAGGCCTTCGAGACGTTTGTCCGTCGCGGCGACGCCTTGCCCTTTGAGGCTTTCCGTCGCAGCGAGGCCTGGTGGCTCGATGAGCACTGTCTCTTCTGCGAGCTGAAGGAGCGCTTCGATGGCCTGCCCTGGTCTCAGTGGCCCATCCCCTATCGGGATCGCCACGACGAGGCTCTCGCGGCCCTTTCCTCCGAGCGGGAGCGATCCCTTTCCCGCCGCGCCTTCGGCCAGTTCCTTCTCTTCCGCCAGTGGGAGCGCCTCAAGGGTTACGGGGCCGAGCGAGGCCTTTCCCTCTGGGGCGACCTTCCCATCTATCCCAGCCTGGACAGCGTCGACGTCTGGAGCCGCCCCGATCTCTTCCTCCTCGACGGAGAAGGACATCCTCTTGCCCTGGCCGGAGTCCCTCCCGACTACTTCAGCGAGACGGGGCAGCTCTGGGGGAATCCTCTCTATCGCTGGGAAAGGCACGAGGAGGAGCGTTTTGCCTGGTGGATCCGTCGGATCCGTCGGCTCCTTGCGCTTTTCGACCGGGTGCGCATCGACCACTTTCGGGGTATCCTGGGATACTGGGCCATCCCCGCCGGAGCGAAGGGGGCTGCGGAGGGACGCTGGGAGGCGGGGCCGGGAGAGAGACTTCTCGCGGCTCTTGAACGTGCCTTTCCCTCCATGCCCTTCGTCGCGGAAAACCTGGGCGTCATCACCGACGATGTCACGGAGGCCATGAGGCGTTTCAATCTTCCCGGAATGGCCGTCCTGCTCTTTGCCTTCGACTCCGTCGGGGCCAACCCCTATGCCCCTCACAACCACGACCGCTGCAGCGTCGTCTACACCGGCACGCACGATAACAACACGGCCCGCGGCTGGTGGGAGGGGGAGGCGACGGAAAAGGAGCGGCGGAATCTGACGGGCTACCTCGGCCTGGAGGGCGATCTCGCCTCGGGCGAGTCGGTGGCGACCTGTCTGGTGCGGATGGCTCTGGCTTCCGTGGCCCGCTGGTGCGTCCTTCCCCTTCAGGATCTTCTCCGAGCGGGAGGGGAGGCCCGGATGAATCATCCCGGGACGACGACGGGCAACTGGGGATGGCGTTTCGATTCCTGGGAAAAGGTCGAGGGGAGTGGTCCCTTTCTCGCCGACATGACGGCTCTGGCGGGTCGCTCTTCACGGACAGAGGGCTGA
- a CDS encoding glutaredoxin domain-containing protein — MTVKAVVYVTSTCPWCHRLQDYLTRRGVSYEAIDVGSGADKIEEVRRISGQMGVPVTVLEEHVIVGFDRDAIDEALASCGFEG, encoded by the coding sequence ATGACCGTCAAAGCTGTCGTCTATGTCACGTCGACCTGCCCCTGGTGTCACCGCCTTCAGGATTACCTCACCCGCAGGGGGGTCTCCTACGAGGCGATCGATGTCGGTTCCGGAGCCGACAAGATCGAGGAGGTCCGCCGCATTTCGGGGCAGATGGGCGTTCCCGTGACGGTTCTTGAGGAGCATGTCATCGTCGGCTTCGACAGGGACGCCATCGACGAGGCCCTCGCCTCCTGCGGGTTCGAAGGCTAG
- a CDS encoding LysR family transcriptional regulator, with protein MELRELESFIAIVESGSVSRAAASLGLSQPAVSKHLAHLEDELGVELLLRGRTRSVPTVEGEILLLRGRKILAELQGAADEIRQSGEALSGTVTVAAGSIPGEFILPPLLRRFHERHRGLAIVLEDLDSRRALEALVGRRVDVACLGEDRLPAGYVVRPFVVDELVLACGSGRPFSERASISLEAARDLPLLGRLDGSASQAIWEAALRRKGLVPPDPRLRFKGTGALLRALRGGSVFAVVSRWAVVGETIDFLPFDPPLTRPFFVAHGQSLSRAAQALVDDLLEAKEGFPCSDR; from the coding sequence GTGGAGCTGAGGGAGCTGGAGAGTTTCATCGCCATCGTCGAGAGCGGCTCCGTTTCCCGTGCCGCCGCCTCCCTGGGGCTCTCTCAGCCGGCTGTCAGCAAACACCTGGCCCATCTCGAGGACGAGCTGGGCGTCGAGCTCCTTCTGCGAGGGAGGACGCGTTCCGTTCCGACCGTCGAAGGGGAGATCCTCCTCCTCCGGGGGCGGAAGATCCTTGCGGAGCTGCAGGGAGCCGCCGATGAGATCCGACAGTCGGGCGAGGCCCTCTCGGGCACGGTGACCGTCGCCGCGGGGTCGATCCCGGGAGAGTTCATCCTGCCGCCCCTCCTCCGTCGCTTTCACGAGCGCCATCGGGGCCTTGCCATCGTCCTCGAGGATCTCGATTCCCGTCGGGCCCTGGAGGCTCTCGTCGGCCGTCGCGTCGACGTGGCCTGCCTCGGCGAAGATCGCCTTCCGGCCGGCTACGTCGTCCGTCCCTTCGTCGTCGACGAACTCGTTCTGGCCTGCGGCTCGGGGAGGCCTTTCTCCGAGAGGGCATCGATCTCTCTCGAGGCGGCTCGGGACCTGCCCCTCTTGGGACGTCTCGACGGGTCGGCCTCGCAGGCGATCTGGGAGGCCGCCCTGCGGCGGAAGGGCCTCGTCCCTCCCGATCCGCGGCTGCGGTTCAAGGGGACGGGTGCCCTTCTCCGCGCTCTGCGGGGGGGATCGGTCTTTGCCGTCGTCTCCCGGTGGGCCGTCGTCGGCGAGACCATCGATTTCCTCCCCTTCGATCCGCCCCTGACCCGTCCCTTTTTCGTGGCCCATGGCCAGAGCCTTTCCCGGGCGGCTCAGGCCCTCGTCGACGATCTTCTTGAGGCAAAGGAGGGGTTTCCCTGTTCGGATCGCTGA
- a CDS encoding tetratricopeptide repeat protein produces the protein MPPVLLSLCLFLAVPALALDADGAFDALFWDRNWSALEAKEASGDLSPREVSLVANGLWFQGRWAESLSRLNGLGEALPAGLRPYREMLNVLGLERTDRKAEALERARALWGEVPDDLRYYVAYALARLEPDPAARHENYLRMADGALEKAQLRSALKELVALPGATVDEALRLVELEPRNAAALKILSEAPAPLPDAGAFALGYAAYLRGKYETAVDWLSRVPDASEKGDRARFYRGYSLYRLKRDGEALDVWHPLLLKEGSYARSALRRVAVTASRSERAKALALLGEAAAKETSLAAAALLRLAALTGGRRARSFGTASWKAIRRRPRPFRSSGIGAGPSGKRDGTERPSPSGRRPWTEPRRSAAGQGFSTGRPAAITRPVARRRSSSGTTSWPVSILCRSTRFRPFRERAAL, from the coding sequence TTGCCTCCGGTTCTCCTGTCCCTTTGTCTGTTTCTCGCCGTTCCGGCCCTGGCCCTTGACGCCGACGGGGCCTTTGACGCCCTTTTCTGGGACCGGAACTGGTCGGCCCTCGAGGCGAAAGAGGCCTCGGGCGATCTCTCCCCCCGAGAGGTCAGCCTCGTCGCCAACGGCCTCTGGTTTCAGGGGAGATGGGCGGAGAGCCTGTCTCGCCTCAACGGCCTCGGTGAAGCCCTTCCGGCCGGTCTCCGCCCCTATCGGGAGATGTTGAACGTCCTCGGACTGGAGCGGACGGACCGGAAGGCCGAGGCGCTGGAGAGAGCCCGTGCCCTCTGGGGAGAGGTTCCCGACGATCTCCGCTACTACGTGGCCTACGCCCTGGCCCGTCTGGAGCCCGATCCCGCGGCACGCCACGAGAACTACCTGCGCATGGCCGACGGCGCCTTGGAGAAGGCCCAACTCCGGTCGGCGCTGAAGGAACTCGTGGCCCTGCCCGGGGCGACCGTCGACGAGGCCCTTCGCCTCGTCGAACTGGAGCCCCGCAACGCCGCGGCCCTGAAGATCCTGTCCGAGGCCCCCGCTCCCTTGCCCGACGCCGGAGCCTTCGCCCTGGGCTATGCCGCCTACCTTCGCGGAAAATACGAGACGGCCGTCGACTGGCTGAGCCGCGTTCCCGACGCCTCGGAAAAGGGAGATCGGGCCCGTTTCTACCGCGGCTACAGCCTGTACCGGCTCAAACGGGACGGAGAGGCCCTTGATGTCTGGCATCCTCTGCTGCTGAAGGAGGGGAGTTATGCCCGATCGGCTCTGCGCCGTGTCGCCGTCACGGCCTCGCGATCGGAGAGGGCGAAGGCCCTGGCTCTTCTGGGCGAGGCCGCCGCGAAGGAGACCTCCCTGGCGGCGGCGGCCCTGCTCCGCCTGGCTGCCCTGACGGGGGGGAGGAGGGCGAGGTCTTTCGGGACCGCCTCGTGGAAAGCCATCCGGCGTCGCCCGAGGCCGTTCAGGTCCTCTGGGATCGGGGCTGGACCCTCTGGAAAGAGGGACGGCACGGAGAGGCCCTCCCCCTCTGGCAGAAGGCCCTGGACGGAGCCACGGAGGAGCGCAGCAGGGCAAGGCTTCTCTACTGGACGGCCCGCTGCCATCACGAGGCCGGTCGCGAGGAGGAGGTCCTCCTCCGGCACGACGAGCTGGCCCGTCTCCATCCTCTGTCGGTCTACACGCTTCAGGCCTTTTCGGGAGAGAGCCGCCCTCTGA
- a CDS encoding YbaK/EbsC family protein, with amino-acid sequence MMQDAISPWEGSDPVARVEKALRERGYAGTVLRSEATIFTVDDAARAIGAHPEEILKTIVLVADGKPLLALMRGPNRIHTGKVKRFLGARKVSMASPEVVYGLSGFRIGGVAPVGYPQELPALLDEDLFLHDTVWAAAGTDHAFFPVAPVELQRLTGGEVADIRQ; translated from the coding sequence ATGATGCAAGACGCCATTTCTCCCTGGGAGGGGAGCGATCCTGTGGCCCGCGTCGAAAAGGCCCTCCGCGAGCGGGGCTACGCGGGAACGGTCCTCCGCAGCGAGGCCACGATCTTTACCGTCGACGATGCAGCTCGCGCCATCGGCGCCCATCCCGAGGAGATTCTCAAGACCATCGTCCTCGTCGCCGACGGCAAGCCCCTTCTGGCCCTCATGAGAGGGCCGAACCGGATCCACACGGGCAAGGTGAAGCGATTTCTGGGGGCCAGAAAAGTGAGCATGGCCTCGCCGGAGGTCGTCTACGGGCTCTCGGGCTTCCGCATCGGCGGCGTCGCTCCCGTAGGCTATCCGCAGGAACTTCCGGCCCTTCTCGACGAGGATCTCTTCCTCCACGATACGGTCTGGGCCGCGGCGGGGACGGACCACGCCTTCTTCCCCGTCGCGCCGGTCGAGCTGCAGCGTCTCACGGGGGGAGAGGTGGCCGACATCCGCCAATAG
- a CDS encoding triphosphoribosyl-dephospho-CoA synthase — MNDAELLGTAATWALLWEVCATPKPGLVDRGGSGAHDDMTFGTFLRSASALAPHWSLQARIGIDVEDPGKAMPLLRERGRVMEGAMLEATGGVNTHKGLIFALSLLLWGTGRLLARKESLRGRAIAREASRLVSGCVRAELETLRETPPARPLSHGERLYLRHGVTGIRGEAERGFPSLVEQGLPTLNRSLYDGGTLEEAALDALLALMESCEDSNVIHRGGFAFWKERYLPLVRALRRTHLRWDDAKRRALEELNERFKETRVSPGGAADLLACVLFLHEVEQIALQTSWQQ; from the coding sequence ATGAACGACGCCGAACTCCTGGGCACCGCAGCGACATGGGCCCTCCTGTGGGAGGTCTGTGCGACGCCCAAGCCCGGTCTCGTCGACCGAGGCGGCAGCGGGGCCCACGACGACATGACCTTCGGGACCTTCCTGCGAAGCGCCTCGGCCCTGGCGCCTCACTGGTCCCTTCAGGCACGCATCGGCATCGACGTCGAAGACCCGGGGAAGGCCATGCCCCTCCTGAGGGAACGGGGGAGGGTCATGGAAGGGGCCATGTTGGAGGCCACCGGGGGAGTCAACACCCACAAGGGACTCATCTTCGCCCTCTCCCTTCTCCTCTGGGGGACGGGACGTCTTCTGGCCCGAAAGGAGAGCCTCCGAGGGAGAGCCATCGCCCGGGAGGCCTCGCGCCTCGTCTCCGGCTGCGTCCGCGCCGAACTGGAGACGCTCCGGGAAACCCCTCCGGCAAGACCTCTCAGCCACGGGGAACGGCTCTACCTCCGCCACGGGGTGACGGGCATCCGAGGCGAGGCCGAAAGAGGCTTTCCCTCCCTCGTCGAGCAGGGCCTTCCGACCCTGAACCGGAGCCTCTACGATGGGGGCACCCTCGAAGAGGCGGCGTTGGATGCCCTCCTGGCCCTCATGGAAAGCTGCGAGGACAGCAACGTCATCCACCGCGGCGGCTTCGCGTTCTGGAAGGAGCGCTACCTGCCCCTCGTTCGCGCCCTCCGCCGGACCCATCTCCGCTGGGACGACGCGAAACGGCGCGCCCTCGAGGAGCTGAACGAACGCTTCAAAGAGACACGCGTCAGCCCCGGAGGCGCCGCCGATCTGCTTGCCTGCGTCCTTTTTCTGCACGAAGTGGAGCAGATCGCCCTTCAGACATCTTGGCAACAATAA
- a CDS encoding bifunctional diguanylate cyclase/phosphodiesterase has translation MSSSMDLVCDVPGEALGGILRRDGLLSVFQPILDLRSRSVWGYEILSRGDVPLESAQALFAAARESGRLGDVEIACLRKALQTVAEGPFLLLNRFFLNVSPPVLLSPEFAHAFNGEVVAAFGLSPERLVVEITERESIADLDLFGHVVDRLRRQGFRIALDDMGAGHSGLRTLMACLPDYIKLDMSLVRKIQDEPNCQHLVRFLLDFAAQIGSRIIAEGVESWEEFDVLARLGVPLVQGFLFGPPQREPLSPSPSVMERVGRSCPDERRRGPFSSRPEGVARLAIRGKVVEKGLSRGRDVDALFRRECRLDHLVVLDGEEPCGLITRQSFFQKMGGAFGYHLYREQAAETLSKRDFLVVPGDMSVCTVAKSAMERDPESLYDPVLVVEEGRFVGSVTMKQIISHSVRFEVDEARNCNPLSGLPGNRNVEEWIEEARRRGSPFTVVYADLDRFKEFNDRYGFLQGDRLLRLTADLLQEGLEGLPSGTKIGHVGGDDFVLVAPGEVSLEALESLCRSFDDRKGIFFSEEERRRGSYEAKNRSGERGPVPLVTLSLAAVESDRSDGAGGLAERAAALKEEAKVISARERVSSVTAERREDR, from the coding sequence TTGAGCTCGTCGATGGATCTTGTCTGCGACGTTCCCGGCGAGGCCCTCGGAGGCATCTTGCGCCGGGACGGTCTTCTTTCGGTCTTTCAGCCCATTCTGGATCTCCGCAGCCGGTCGGTCTGGGGGTACGAGATCCTCTCCCGAGGGGACGTCCCTTTAGAGTCGGCTCAGGCGCTTTTTGCGGCCGCACGCGAGAGCGGCCGCCTCGGTGACGTGGAGATAGCCTGTCTCAGGAAGGCCCTCCAGACCGTCGCCGAAGGGCCCTTCCTTCTTCTCAATCGGTTCTTCCTCAACGTCAGCCCTCCCGTTCTCCTCTCTCCCGAGTTTGCCCATGCCTTCAACGGAGAGGTCGTCGCGGCCTTCGGCCTCTCTCCGGAGCGCCTCGTCGTCGAAATCACCGAAAGAGAATCCATCGCCGATCTCGATCTGTTCGGCCATGTCGTCGATCGCCTCCGCCGTCAGGGTTTCCGTATCGCCCTCGACGACATGGGCGCCGGCCATTCCGGGTTGAGGACCCTCATGGCCTGTCTGCCCGATTACATCAAGCTCGACATGAGTCTCGTCCGCAAGATCCAGGACGAGCCCAACTGCCAGCATCTCGTCCGTTTCCTCCTCGATTTCGCGGCCCAGATCGGCTCCCGCATCATCGCCGAAGGCGTCGAAAGCTGGGAGGAGTTCGATGTCCTGGCTCGCCTCGGCGTCCCTCTGGTCCAGGGGTTCCTTTTCGGGCCTCCGCAACGGGAGCCGCTGTCTCCCTCTCCGTCGGTCATGGAGCGCGTCGGCCGATCCTGCCCAGACGAGAGGAGGAGAGGCCCCTTCTCCTCCCGCCCGGAAGGGGTGGCCCGTCTGGCGATCAGGGGAAAGGTCGTGGAGAAGGGGCTCTCCAGGGGACGTGACGTGGATGCCCTCTTCCGGCGGGAGTGCCGTCTGGATCACCTCGTCGTCCTCGACGGAGAGGAGCCCTGCGGCCTGATCACGCGACAGTCTTTCTTCCAGAAAATGGGAGGCGCCTTCGGCTATCACCTCTATCGGGAGCAGGCGGCGGAGACGCTCTCGAAGAGGGATTTCCTCGTCGTTCCCGGCGACATGTCCGTCTGTACCGTGGCCAAATCGGCCATGGAGCGCGATCCCGAATCGCTCTACGATCCGGTCCTCGTCGTCGAGGAGGGGCGTTTCGTCGGGTCGGTGACGATGAAACAGATCATCTCCCACTCCGTGCGCTTCGAGGTCGACGAGGCCCGCAACTGCAACCCGCTGAGCGGCCTGCCGGGCAATCGGAACGTCGAGGAGTGGATCGAGGAGGCCCGACGCAGGGGCTCTCCCTTCACGGTCGTCTACGCCGATCTGGACCGCTTCAAGGAGTTCAACGACCGATACGGATTCCTTCAGGGAGATCGCCTCCTCCGCCTCACGGCCGACCTTCTGCAGGAGGGGCTGGAGGGGCTCCCCTCGGGAACGAAGATCGGACATGTGGGGGGCGACGATTTCGTCCTCGTCGCCCCCGGCGAGGTCTCCCTGGAGGCCCTCGAATCGCTCTGTCGCTCCTTCGACGACCGAAAAGGGATCTTTTTCTCGGAAGAAGAGCGGCGGCGGGGAAGTTATGAGGCCAAGAATCGGAGCGGGGAACGAGGTCCCGTCCCCCTGGTGACGCTCAGTCTCGCCGCAGTGGAAAGCGACCGTTCCGATGGGGCCGGGGGCCTGGCCGAGAGGGCGGCGGCCCTCAAGGAAGAGGCCAAGGTGATTTCGGCGCGGGAGCGGGTCAGCTCCGTCACCGCAGAGAGACGGGAGGACCGGTAG
- a CDS encoding helix-turn-helix domain-containing protein: protein MSLGMRIKVLRKASGKTQQVLAEEVGVSRIYVQALESNRRLPSMKLLHRLALALQVDPGDLVQNLPQGKGSRFQIEELFSREADVEIWYRSKKLSTKDLRLVGKLIDAALSEWEQEEAQEECN from the coding sequence ATGAGTCTCGGCATGCGAATTAAAGTTCTCCGCAAGGCCTCGGGAAAGACGCAGCAAGTCCTGGCGGAAGAGGTCGGCGTCAGCCGGATCTACGTCCAGGCTCTCGAAAGCAATCGTCGCTTGCCGTCGATGAAGCTCCTCCACCGGTTGGCCCTTGCCCTGCAGGTCGACCCCGGCGACCTGGTCCAGAACCTCCCTCAGGGCAAGGGGTCTCGGTTCCAGATCGAAGAGCTCTTCTCCCGGGAGGCCGACGTCGAGATCTGGTACCGCAGCAAGAAGCTCTCGACCAAAGACCTCCGTCTCGTGGGGAAGCTGATCGACGCGGCCCTCTCCGAGTGGGAGCAGGAAGAGGCCCAAGAGGAGTGTAACTGA
- a CDS encoding lytic transglycosylase domain-containing protein — protein sequence MLRLLYPRPYGKQVREAASRYGVDPFLVWSVMRQESAFDPEATSWVGAMGLMQLMPATAKEEARLLGVESDRFYDVGVNITLGTGHLARLLRRHHRLDWAVAAYNGGSGNVNRWLKGNEEAPQERWIEEIGFDETSDYARRVLANLALYRSLYAEN from the coding sequence CTGCTCCGGCTCCTCTATCCCCGCCCCTACGGGAAGCAGGTCCGCGAGGCCGCGTCGCGCTACGGCGTCGATCCCTTCCTGGTCTGGTCCGTCATGCGCCAGGAGAGCGCTTTCGATCCCGAGGCGACCAGCTGGGTCGGCGCCATGGGGCTCATGCAGCTCATGCCGGCGACGGCAAAAGAAGAGGCCCGGCTCCTCGGCGTGGAGTCGGACCGCTTCTACGACGTCGGCGTCAACATCACGCTCGGGACGGGCCACCTGGCCCGTCTGTTGCGGCGTCATCACCGTCTCGACTGGGCTGTCGCCGCCTACAACGGCGGGTCGGGCAACGTCAACCGCTGGCTCAAGGGGAACGAAGAGGCTCCGCAGGAGCGGTGGATCGAGGAGATCGGCTTCGATGAGACCTCGGACTACGCCCGCCGCGTCCTGGCCAATCTGGCCCTTTACCGGAGCCTCTACGCCGAGAACTGA
- a CDS encoding translation initiation factor has protein sequence MDVFFPPVLPPEAVASERPSGPSPAPEGGALPARALIRRSRKGRGGHTVTLVELPGLSRSARADLAKKMARALGCGSRLEEDRVVLQGDQMERAEAWLSSLGVVRVVRGN, from the coding sequence ATGGACGTTTTCTTCCCTCCGGTACTCCCCCCGGAGGCGGTCGCCTCCGAACGGCCGTCGGGGCCGTCTCCCGCCCCGGAGGGAGGAGCTCTTCCCGCTCGGGCTCTGATCAGGCGGAGCCGTAAGGGGCGGGGAGGGCACACGGTGACTCTCGTGGAGCTCCCGGGACTTTCCCGTTCCGCCAGGGCAGATCTGGCAAAAAAGATGGCCCGGGCCTTGGGGTGCGGTTCCCGTCTGGAAGAGGATAGGGTGGTGCTTCAGGGTGATCAGATGGAGCGGGCGGAAGCGTGGCTGTCGAGTTTGGGCGTCGTCCGCGTCGTCCGGGGAAATTGA
- a CDS encoding PPC domain-containing DNA-binding protein, with protein sequence MRYAFSEEMAALRLSDGEELHSSLSLLCEECSIDSAVLVGAVGMAREITFGWYTGSEYLTETFRETFELLALSGNISYKGQKLYPHLHGVFGRGDHTTAGGHLLRVVVDHNMEVFFRPLRSILLSRDFDGWFEALVPVRRE encoded by the coding sequence ATGCGTTACGCGTTTTCGGAAGAAATGGCGGCCCTGCGGCTCTCCGACGGAGAGGAGCTCCACTCCTCCCTCTCTCTGCTCTGCGAAGAGTGCTCCATCGACTCGGCCGTCCTCGTCGGAGCCGTCGGCATGGCACGGGAGATCACCTTCGGCTGGTACACCGGCAGCGAATACCTCACGGAGACGTTTCGGGAGACCTTCGAACTCCTGGCCCTCAGCGGGAATATCAGCTACAAGGGACAGAAGCTTTATCCCCACCTCCACGGCGTCTTCGGGCGAGGCGACCACACCACGGCCGGAGGCCATCTCCTCCGCGTCGTCGTCGACCACAACATGGAGGTCTTCTTTCGCCCCCTGCGCTCCATTCTGCTGAGCCGCGATTTCGACGGCTGGTTCGAGGCTCTCGTGCCCGTCCGGAGGGAGTAG